In a single window of the Antennarius striatus isolate MH-2024 chromosome 3, ASM4005453v1, whole genome shotgun sequence genome:
- the ankdd1b gene encoding ankyrin repeat and death domain-containing protein 1A — protein MERRALALKAMVRERIPKKEDLNPRKWMNREAVREFTDLVLNKNSDVDTDKSFDNKEMVLEAEKQFMDAAKRNDVETMKCLGRGLNANAKNVNDRTALHYAVAGKNKEAVQLLLQRRVKVDPKDKFGMAPIHLAAWFGSLDILKLLVQAGAEQKIDNEDGLNIMHCAAINNHTDIVEYIIEDLQMKELDKEDMLGNRSFGLAAQHGCVDMLELLMETYHMDTMKPNKRGDTPLHLAARNDRLDVVNLLLLSFDTRDEVNMDGETALYQAAENGQERCVQALLEAGCDPNILTTAKCSALHPVSERGDISLVHILLQHKANTDFGNLNLETPLHLAIKNSHIPVIHSLLVAGCNINATNKRSQTVLHVAAELANIDIVEMLLKAGIDLTIEDKQGKTALGVAARANEVIIVDMIIKAERYHALRMENPERNETVHSEYPLTFKLDHRNETKQVRSMAWRLAYELLKPTDWKRLAEHWGFTKDQVSAIEEQWTGQQSYLEHGNRMLLVWLHGVELDGKNPAKQLFQGLILTGNRKAADKLRMEAESTTNKNCCIS, from the exons ATGGAGAGAAGAGCCCTTGCCTTGAAGGCAATGGTGAGGGAACGCATTCCAAAGAAGGAGGATTTGAACCCTCGAAAGTGGATGAATCGTGAGGCCGTGAGGGAGTTTACCGACTTGGTACTGAACAAAAATTCAGATGTGGACACGGATAAAAGTTTTGACAATAAAGAGATGG TGCTTGAAGCAGAGAAACAATTTATGGATGCAGCTAAGAGGAATGATGTGGAGACAATGAAGTGTCTTGGAAGAGGGCTGAATGCCAATGCAAAGAATGTG AATGATAGGACTGCCCTTCACTATGCAGTCGCTGGTAAAAACAAGGAGGCAGTGCAGCTTCTTCTACAGCGCAGGGTCAAGGTGGACCCAAAGGACAAG TTCGGTATGGCTCCCATTCATTTGGCTGCTTGGTTTGGCAGTTTGGACATCCTCAAACTATTAGTGCAGGCGGGGGCTGAGCAGAAGATTGAcaatgag GACGGACTGAACATCATGCATTGTGCTGCGATAAACAACCACACTGACATTGTAGAATATATTATCGAAGACCTGCAGATGAAAGAGCTGGACAAAGAAGACATG TTAGGAAACCGGTCGTTTGGCTTGGCGGCACAGCATGGCTGTGTTGATATGTTAGAATTGCTGATGGAAACATATCATATGGACACCATGAAGCCAAACAag AGAGGCGACACCCCCCTACACTTGGCTGCCAGAAACGACCGCTTGGATGTTGtcaatctgctgctgctgagcttTGATACTCGGGATGAAGTCAATATG GACGGTGAGACAGCTCTTTACCAGGCTGCAGAAAATGGCCAAGAAAGATGTGTCCAGGCCTTACTTGAGGCTGGCTGTGACCCCAACATCCTCACAACA GCCAAATGCAGTGCTCTCCACCCAGTTTCAGAGAGAGGTGATATATCACTGGTCCATATCCTCCTACAGCACAAAGCCAACACAGACTTTGGGAATCTG AACTTAGAAACTCCTCTTCACCTGGCCATCAAGAACAGTCACATTCCTGTCATCCATTCTCTACTGGTAGCCGGCTGCAATATCAATGCCACGAATAAG AGGTCCCAGACTGTTCTGCATGTTGCTGCAGAACTGGCTAACATAGACATCGTGGAAATGCTTCTTAAGGCTGGAATTGATCTCACAATTGAGGATAAG CAGGGCAAGACGGCTCTAGGTGTGGCAGCCAGAGCAAATGAAGTTATAATTGTGGACATGATCATCAAAGCAGAGCGGTACCACGCCTTGCGGATG GAGAACCCCGAGCGTAATGAGACTGTGCACAGCGAGTATCCACTCACATTTAAACTTGACCACCGCAATGAGACTAAACAAGTTCGTTCGATGGCCTGGCGTCTGGCATACGAGCTACTGAAGCCAACAGACTGGAAAAGACTAGCAGAGCACTGGGGCTTCACGAAAGACCAAGTATCAGCAATTGAGGAGCAGTGGACAG GACAGCAAAGCTATCTTGAACATGGGAACAGAATGTTGCTAGTATGGCTCCATGGGGTGGAGTTGGATGGCAAGAACCCTGCTAAACAACTTTTTCAGGGCCTTATCCTCACAGGGAACAGAAAAGCTGCAG ATAAGCTCCGAATGGAAGCAGAGAGCACCACCAATAAGAACTGCTGCATTTCATAA
- the poc5 gene encoding centrosomal protein POC5 isoform X1: MSSEEEEHSPVLPKDSDQGSSVSSELQDEYEELLRCAVVTPKLETLASARLKRGTSHLSADSATVSKDGMHSRMTMTSQASPLIVEPTTHARTSNAEKEGPSSSRASMISNPSTDNLQRVSESKDPLESPVTEIFISEENISMMENILYMWSSNLKSNVMTELRKWKVTFKEQHKLEMKKERDRCAAHTADLKTEIESLKELLNTYETSNKRKDEVIKNLSQVLERQKGKLEKMRTFTHWRLKHTEAKEEALAAQVARQHYNLQLKRKVWYGWHSLIQKHWKAQVEQACRARAEEVCNRMSMEYEAKLAEHCEAIENAQTEIHRLRVERERYEDSMKKAFMRGVCALNIEALGMFNTTEGRPEQPPVHDQHDIQPPPDEPVSTTQTQLQPYPISSTRFSPVHFEHPDPAYSEVDDTRGSGTPVVRTEIIPPTTVVYSSLPVGTAAGPHRQVGCRVLTASQQKSSKTVTARLTGRTDARSNLQVMGVVPPMSSVVVERHHPVTQLTIGQATAAKFPRSSQHGHRSTSGQSSSRKPSSSCNLRGIKIVD; encoded by the exons ATGTCctcggaggaagaggagcataGTCCTGTTCTCCCTAAGGACTCTGATCAGGGGAGTTCTGTCTCCTCAGAACTTCAG GATGAGTATGAGGAGCTCCTCCGATGTGCTGTGGTTACTCCTAAGCTTGAGACACTCGCGAGTGCTCGCTTGAAGCGGGGCACCTCGCATCTGTCAGCAG ATTCTGCCACTGTATCTAAAGATGGAATGCATTCTAGGATGACCATGACATCACAGGCCTCCCCCTTGATTGTTGAGCCCACCACACATGCAAGAACTTCTAATg CTGAGAAGGAAGGTCCGTCATCAAGCAGGGCATCCATGATCTCAAACCCTAGTACAGACAACTTGCAAAGGGTATCTGAGAGCAAAGACCCCCTGGAGTCCCCCGTGACAGAGATATTCATCTCAGAGGAGAACATAAGCATGATGGAGAATATTCTGTACATGTGGAGCAGCAACCTGAAG TCAAATGTCATGACGGAACTAAGGAAATGGAAGGTGACATTCAAGGAGCAACACAAACTGGAgatgaagaaagagagggacAGGTGTGCAGCCCATACAGCTGACCTGAAGACAGAGATTGAAAGCCTGAAGGAGCTGCTAAACACCTATGAGACGTCCAACAAGAGAAAAGACGAG GTGATTAAGAACCTGAGCCAAGTGTTGGAGAGACAAAAAGGAAAACTTGAAAAAATGAGGACTTTCACCCACTGGAGACTTAAACATACTGAGGCCAAAGAAGAG GCTCTTGCAGCTCAAGTTGCACGCCAACACTACAACTTGCAGTTGAAGCGGAAGGTGTGGTATGGCTGGCACTCTCTGATCCAGAAACACTGGAAGGCCCAGGTGGAACAGGCTTGCCGTGCAAGAGCTGAGGAGGTCTGCAACCGCATGTCCATGGAGTATGAGGCCAAGCTGGCAGAG CACTGTGAGGCTATAGAGAATGCTCAGACAGAGATTCACAGACTACGAGTAGAGCGAGAGCGTTATGAAGACTCAATGAAGAAGGCCTTCATGAGGGGTGTGTGTGCTCTCAACATCGAGGCTCTCGGGATGTTCAATACTACAGAGGGACGACCGGAGCAACCTCCAGTTCATGATCAGCATG ATATTCAGCCTCCCCCGGATGAACCTGTTTCTACTACACAGACTCAACTACAGCCATATCCCATCTCTTCTACACGGTTCAGTCCGGTCCACTTTGAACACCCAGATCCTGCCTATAGTGAAGTAGATGATACG AGGGGGTCTGGTACCCctgtggtgaggacagaaataaTCCCTCCCACTACAGTGGTATACAGCTCACTTCCAGTTGGGACTGCTGCAGGCCCCCACAGACAG GTTGGTTGTCGTGTTCTCACAGCTAGTCAACAAAAATCATCAAAGACTGTGACGGCTCGCCTCACTGGACGTACTGATGCACGCAGCAACCTCCAGGTGATGGGTGTGGTTCCACCCATGAGCTCTGTGGTTGTTGAACGGCATCATCCTGTTACGCAG CTCACCATCGGTCAGGCCACAGCTGCTAAGTTTCCCCGTTCTTCCCAACATGGCCACCGTTCCACCTCAGGGCAAAGCTCCTCCAGGAAACCAAGCAGTTCTTGCAATTTACGTGGTATCAAAATAGTTGActga
- the poc5 gene encoding centrosomal protein POC5 isoform X2, translated as MHSRMTMTSQASPLIVEPTTHARTSNAEKEGPSSSRASMISNPSTDNLQRVSESKDPLESPVTEIFISEENISMMENILYMWSSNLKSNVMTELRKWKVTFKEQHKLEMKKERDRCAAHTADLKTEIESLKELLNTYETSNKRKDEVIKNLSQVLERQKGKLEKMRTFTHWRLKHTEAKEEALAAQVARQHYNLQLKRKVWYGWHSLIQKHWKAQVEQACRARAEEVCNRMSMEYEAKLAEHCEAIENAQTEIHRLRVERERYEDSMKKAFMRGVCALNIEALGMFNTTEGRPEQPPVHDQHDIQPPPDEPVSTTQTQLQPYPISSTRFSPVHFEHPDPAYSEVDDTRGSGTPVVRTEIIPPTTVVYSSLPVGTAAGPHRQVGCRVLTASQQKSSKTVTARLTGRTDARSNLQVMGVVPPMSSVVVERHHPVTQLTIGQATAAKFPRSSQHGHRSTSGQSSSRKPSSSCNLRGIKIVD; from the exons ATGCATTCTAGGATGACCATGACATCACAGGCCTCCCCCTTGATTGTTGAGCCCACCACACATGCAAGAACTTCTAATg CTGAGAAGGAAGGTCCGTCATCAAGCAGGGCATCCATGATCTCAAACCCTAGTACAGACAACTTGCAAAGGGTATCTGAGAGCAAAGACCCCCTGGAGTCCCCCGTGACAGAGATATTCATCTCAGAGGAGAACATAAGCATGATGGAGAATATTCTGTACATGTGGAGCAGCAACCTGAAG TCAAATGTCATGACGGAACTAAGGAAATGGAAGGTGACATTCAAGGAGCAACACAAACTGGAgatgaagaaagagagggacAGGTGTGCAGCCCATACAGCTGACCTGAAGACAGAGATTGAAAGCCTGAAGGAGCTGCTAAACACCTATGAGACGTCCAACAAGAGAAAAGACGAG GTGATTAAGAACCTGAGCCAAGTGTTGGAGAGACAAAAAGGAAAACTTGAAAAAATGAGGACTTTCACCCACTGGAGACTTAAACATACTGAGGCCAAAGAAGAG GCTCTTGCAGCTCAAGTTGCACGCCAACACTACAACTTGCAGTTGAAGCGGAAGGTGTGGTATGGCTGGCACTCTCTGATCCAGAAACACTGGAAGGCCCAGGTGGAACAGGCTTGCCGTGCAAGAGCTGAGGAGGTCTGCAACCGCATGTCCATGGAGTATGAGGCCAAGCTGGCAGAG CACTGTGAGGCTATAGAGAATGCTCAGACAGAGATTCACAGACTACGAGTAGAGCGAGAGCGTTATGAAGACTCAATGAAGAAGGCCTTCATGAGGGGTGTGTGTGCTCTCAACATCGAGGCTCTCGGGATGTTCAATACTACAGAGGGACGACCGGAGCAACCTCCAGTTCATGATCAGCATG ATATTCAGCCTCCCCCGGATGAACCTGTTTCTACTACACAGACTCAACTACAGCCATATCCCATCTCTTCTACACGGTTCAGTCCGGTCCACTTTGAACACCCAGATCCTGCCTATAGTGAAGTAGATGATACG AGGGGGTCTGGTACCCctgtggtgaggacagaaataaTCCCTCCCACTACAGTGGTATACAGCTCACTTCCAGTTGGGACTGCTGCAGGCCCCCACAGACAG GTTGGTTGTCGTGTTCTCACAGCTAGTCAACAAAAATCATCAAAGACTGTGACGGCTCGCCTCACTGGACGTACTGATGCACGCAGCAACCTCCAGGTGATGGGTGTGGTTCCACCCATGAGCTCTGTGGTTGTTGAACGGCATCATCCTGTTACGCAG CTCACCATCGGTCAGGCCACAGCTGCTAAGTTTCCCCGTTCTTCCCAACATGGCCACCGTTCCACCTCAGGGCAAAGCTCCTCCAGGAAACCAAGCAGTTCTTGCAATTTACGTGGTATCAAAATAGTTGActga